CGCCCGGAAGCGTACAGGCCCGAGTTCGCCGCCGAGAGGATCGCCGTCAGGATCACGAAGTTAACGATGTCAGCCGCGTAAGGAATACCGACCTTTTCAAACACCAGCACGAACGGGCTCTTTTCCACGCCCGCCTGCTGCATCGGGATCAGCGCCGCCAGCACAAACACGGTGCCGATAAAGAAGATAATCAGGCGCGCAATGGTGGTGCGGATCGCAACCGGAATCACCTTGTGCGGATTTTCCGTTTCGCCCGCCGCGATACCGATGAGCTCCGTCCCGGAGAAGGCAAAGTTCACCGCCACCATGGTCATCAGGATCGGCAGGCCGCCGTGCGGGAACCAGCCTTCGGCAGTGATGTTGCTTAAGCCCGGCGCGGGGGAACCGTCCTGCATCGGGATAAAGCCAAAGACCGCCGCCCCGCCAAGGATAATAAAGGCGATGATGGTGATGACTTTCACCAGGGAGAACCAGAATTCGCCTTCCGCAAAGAAGCGCGTCGAGATGACGTTCAGGCCAAAAATCACCACGCAGAAGACCACGCACCACGCCCAGACGGGCACCTGCGGGAACCAGTACTGCATGCAAAAGCCCGCGGCGGTGAAGCTCGAGCCAAGCGCCACCGTCCAGGTGAGCCAGTAGAGCCACGCCACGGTGTAGCCCGTCGCCGGGCCAAGATAGCGGGCGGCATAGACGTGGAACGCGCCGGTTTCCGGCATCGCCACGGAAAGCTCGCCCAGACACTGCATCACCAGCCAGACCACCAGCGCGCCTATCAGGTACGCCAGCAACGT
This region of Enterobacter asburiae genomic DNA includes:
- the mmuP gene encoding S-methylmethionine permease, whose protein sequence is MQTQQENGQLKRTMKTRHLIMLSLGGVIGTGLFFNTGYIISTTGAAGTLLAYLIGALVVWLVMQCLGELSVAMPETGAFHVYAARYLGPATGYTVAWLYWLTWTVALGSSFTAAGFCMQYWFPQVPVWAWCVVFCVVIFGLNVISTRFFAEGEFWFSLVKVITIIAFIILGGAAVFGFIPMQDGSPAPGLSNITAEGWFPHGGLPILMTMVAVNFAFSGTELIGIAAGETENPHKVIPVAIRTTIARLIIFFIGTVFVLAALIPMQQAGVEKSPFVLVFEKVGIPYAADIVNFVILTAILSAANSGLYASGRMLWSLSNEKTLPRCFARVNKNGVPLTALSVSMLGGVLALFSSVVAPDTVFVALSAISGFAVVAVWISICASHFVFRRRHLQPGQPLSALQYRAPWYPLVPVLGFILCVVACVGLWFDPSQRIALYCGLPFVALCYGAYYLTRNMTSQEPEHVAE